A window from Drosophila nasuta strain 15112-1781.00 chromosome 3, ASM2355853v1, whole genome shotgun sequence encodes these proteins:
- the LOC132793161 gene encoding calcium-transporting ATPase type 2C member 1 isoform X2 has protein sequence MAVGLNGGRGMSHNLKRGTENATLGGSKELQLLLPQSEFLDAANLLRNRKDKDGSRSNSQQSRKSNQTMLVTEPQLDEDANANANADADKNENVNRVEHETGLTLTPEMLLSTSESSTHSASEVAGRLQVDVRTGLKWTEAKYRAKIIGHNELNVIEEDPTWKKYIEQFRNPLILLLLGSALVSVIMKQFDDAVSITIAILIVVTVAFIQEYRSEKSLEELKKLVPPECHCLREGRLDTFLARELVPGDVVHLNVGDRVPADVRLFEAVDLSIDESSFTGETEPARKITDVLLNNTNVKDHSNMKNIAFMGTLVRCGNGKGIVVSTGERSEFGEVFKMMQAEEAPKTPLQKSMDILGAQLSFYSFLIIGVIMLLGWLQGKPLSEMFNISVSLAVAAIPEGLPIVVTVTLALGVMRMAKRNSIVKKLPTVETLGCVNVICSDKTGTLTKNEMTATIIITSDGYMADVTGAGYNDQGEIHIRHCNNVEMAKSNITNLLEIGAVCNNAYIQNGTLLGQPTEGALVAVAMKNGMYATAENYVRIQEYPFSSEQKMMAVKCIHKYNNNKEEIFFAKGALETLLPQCTKYQFGTQTVPLTKQNEAEFLAEAYEIGRKGLRVLALAKGRSMQDLIYCGLVGITDPPRPLVRESIEMLMQSGVRVKMVTGDAQETAMAIANLIGIDTIHHQTLSGQEIDQLNEHQLDKVANNVSVFYRVSPRHKLEIVKSLQRTGNIVGMTGDGVNDGVALKKADIGIAMGKNGTDVCKEAADMILVNDDFHTIIAAIEEGKGIFYNIRNFVRFQLSTSIAALALIALATLMDIANPLNAMQILWINIIMDGPPAQSLGVEPVDHDVLKQKPRNVKQPMITKSVVVNVLLSASIIVLGTLWVFQREMADGTLGKTKRDTTMTFTCFVFFDMFNALSCRSQTKSVFTIGLTTNRMFLLAVAFSIVGQMLVVYFPPLQMVFQTEALTPYDILFLVTLTSSVLVVSEIKKWFERSLERKMYSTRSELDFV, from the exons ACGGGTTTAACCCTCACACCCGAGATGCTGTTGTCCACGTCGGAGTCCTCGACGCACAGCGCCTCCGAGGTGGCAGGACGTCTCCAAGTGGATGTGCGCACTGGCTTGAAATGGACAGAGGCCAAGTATCGGGCCAAGATCATTGGCCACAATGAGCTGAATGTCATCGAGGAGGATCCCACTTGGAAGAAGTACATCGAGCAGTTTAGGAATCCTTTGATTCTGTTGCTCCTTGGCTCCGCGCTGGTGTCGGTGATCATGAAACAGTTTGACGATGCCGTCAGCATAACGATTGCCATTCTAATTGTGGTCACGGTGGCCTTCATCCAAGAGTATCGCTCCGAGAAGAGTCTCGAGGAGCTGAAGAAGCTGGTGCCACCAGAGTGTCATTGTCTGCGAGAGGGACGCCTCGACACGTTCCTCGCACGCGAACTCGTGCCCGGAGATGTGGTGCATCTGAATGTGGGCGATCGAGTCCCAGCTGATGTGCGTCTCTTTGAGGCCGTGGATCTGTCGATTGATGAGAGCAGCTTCACTGGCGAAACGGAGCCAGCGCGCAAGATCACAGATGTGCTGTTGAACAATACGAATGTTAAGGATCACAGCAACATGAAGAACATTGCTTTCATGGGAACCTTAGTGCGTTGTGGCAATGGCAAAGGCATTGTGGTCAGCACCGGGGAGCGCAGCGAGTTCGGCGAGGTCTTCAAGATGATGCAAGCCGAGGAGGCGCCCAAGACGCCGTTGCAAAAGTCAATGGACATACTTGGGGCCCAGTTGAGCTTCTATTCGTTTCTCATCATTGGCGTCATCATGCTGCTGGGCTGGCTGCAAGGCAAACCGCTCTCCGAGATGTTCAACATTAGTGTCTCGCTTGCGGTTGCTGCCATTCCCGAGGGTCTGCCCATTGTGGTGACCGTCACCTTGGCCCTGGGAGTCATGCGAATGGCCAAACGCAATTCGATTGTCAAGAAACTTCCCACAGTCGAGACGTTGGGTTGTGTGAATGTCATCTGCTCGGATAAGACGGGCACTTTGACAAAGAACGAAATGACTGCAACGATTATTATCACCTCGGATGGTTATATGGCGGATGTGACTGGGGCCGGGTATAATGATCAGGGCGAGATACACATACGACACTGCAACAATGTGGAAATGGCCAAGTCAAACATTACGAATCTCCTTGAAATTGGCGCCGTTTGCAACAATGCCTACATACAGAATGGCACGCTTCTTGGCCAACCGACCGAGGGGGCTCTTGTCGCTGTGGCCATGAAGAACGGGATGTATGCCACGGCCGAGAACTATGTGCGCATCCAGGAGTATCCGTTTAGCTCCGAACAAAAGATGATGGCCGTCAAGTGCATtcacaagtacaacaacaacaaggaggaGATATTCTTTGCCAAGGGCGCCCTCGAGACCTTGCTGCCCCAGTGCACCAAGTATCAATTTGGCACTCAGACTGTACCGCTGACCAAGCAGAACGAGGCCGAGTTCCTCGCCGAGGCCTACGAGATTGGACGCAAGGGTTTGCGTGTGCTCGCCTTGGCCAAGGGTCGCTCCATGCAGGACTTGATCTACTGTGGCCTGGTGGGTATCACTGATCCGCCGCGTCCTCTTGTCCGGGAGTCCATCGAGATGCTGATGCAGAGCGGTGTGCGCGTCAAGATGGTCACTGGAGATGCTCAAGAAACGGCCATGGCTATAG CAAATTTAATTGGCATCGATACCATACATCATCAGACGCTGTCTGGCCAGGAGATCGATCAGTTGAACGAGCATCAGCTGGACAAGGTGGCCAACAATGTGAGCGTCTTCTATCGCGTCTCGCCGCGCCACAAGTTGGAGATTGTCAAGTCGTTGCAGCGCACTGGAAACATTGTCGGCATGACTGGCGACGGTGTCAACGATGGAGTTGCCTTGAAGAAGGCAGACATTGGCATTGCGATGGGCAAGAATGGCACCGATGTGTGCAAGGAGGCGGCTGACATGATATTGGTTAATGATGATTTCCACACCATTAT CGCTGCCATCGAGGAGGGCAAAGGCATCTTCTACAACATTCGCAACTTTGTGCGCTTTCAGCTGAGCACCTCGATCGCAGCGCTCGCTCTGATCGCGCTTGCCACCCTGATGGACATTGCCAATCCATTGAATGCCATGCAGATACTGTGGATCAACATCATCATGGATGGTCCACCGGCACAGTCGCTGGGCGTGGAGCCCGTTGATCACGATGTGCTGAAGCAGAAGCCACGCAACGTGAAGCAACCGATGATCACCAAATCGGTGGTGGTCAATGTGCTCTTGAGTGCCAGCATCATTGTGCTGGGCACTCTGTGGGTATTCCAACGCGAGATGGCCGATGGCACGCTGGGCAAAACGAAGCGGGATACGACCATGACATTCACCTGTTTTGTCTTCTTTGACATGTTCAATGCGCTGTCGTGTCGGTCGCAGACGAAGAGTGTGTTCACCATTGGATTGACCACCAATCGCATGTTCCTGCTTGCCGTTGCCTTCTCGATAGTTGGCCAAATGCTTGTCGTTTACTTTCCACCGCTCCAGATGGTGTTCCAAACGGAGGCGTTAACGCCCTACGATATACTCTTTCTGGTCACGCTCACCTCCTCTGTACTCGTCGTTTCGGAGATCAAGAAGTGGTTCGAACGCTCGCTGGAGCGCAAGATGTACAGCACACGCTCCGAGCTGGACTTTGTATGA
- the LOC132793161 gene encoding calcium-transporting ATPase type 2C member 1 isoform X3 → MRRPRREISIYIDDDQTGLTLTPEMLLSTSESSTHSASEVAGRLQVDVRTGLKWTEAKYRAKIIGHNELNVIEEDPTWKKYIEQFRNPLILLLLGSALVSVIMKQFDDAVSITIAILIVVTVAFIQEYRSEKSLEELKKLVPPECHCLREGRLDTFLARELVPGDVVHLNVGDRVPADVRLFEAVDLSIDESSFTGETEPARKITDVLLNNTNVKDHSNMKNIAFMGTLVRCGNGKGIVVSTGERSEFGEVFKMMQAEEAPKTPLQKSMDILGAQLSFYSFLIIGVIMLLGWLQGKPLSEMFNISVSLAVAAIPEGLPIVVTVTLALGVMRMAKRNSIVKKLPTVETLGCVNVICSDKTGTLTKNEMTATIIITSDGYMADVTGAGYNDQGEIHIRHCNNVEMAKSNITNLLEIGAVCNNAYIQNGTLLGQPTEGALVAVAMKNGMYATAENYVRIQEYPFSSEQKMMAVKCIHKYNNNKEEIFFAKGALETLLPQCTKYQFGTQTVPLTKQNEAEFLAEAYEIGRKGLRVLALAKGRSMQDLIYCGLVGITDPPRPLVRESIEMLMQSGVRVKMVTGDAQETAMAIANLIGIDTIHHQTLSGQEIDQLNEHQLDKVANNVSVFYRVSPRHKLEIVKSLQRTGNIVGMTGDGVNDGVALKKADIGIAMGKNGTDVCKEAADMILVNDDFHTIIAAIEEGKGIFYNIRNFVRFQLSTSIAALALIALATLMDIANPLNAMQILWINIIMDGPPAQSLGVEPVDHDVLKQKPRNVKQPMITKSVVVNVLLSASIIVLGTLWVFQREMADGTLGKTKRDTTMTFTCFVFFDMFNALSCRSQTKSVFTIGLTTNRMFLLAVAFSIVGQMLVVYFPPLQMVFQTEALTPYDILFLVTLTSSVLVVSEIKKWFERSLERKMYSTRSELDFV, encoded by the exons ATGCGTAGACCAAGACGTGAAATTAGCATTTATATTGACGATGATCAG ACGGGTTTAACCCTCACACCCGAGATGCTGTTGTCCACGTCGGAGTCCTCGACGCACAGCGCCTCCGAGGTGGCAGGACGTCTCCAAGTGGATGTGCGCACTGGCTTGAAATGGACAGAGGCCAAGTATCGGGCCAAGATCATTGGCCACAATGAGCTGAATGTCATCGAGGAGGATCCCACTTGGAAGAAGTACATCGAGCAGTTTAGGAATCCTTTGATTCTGTTGCTCCTTGGCTCCGCGCTGGTGTCGGTGATCATGAAACAGTTTGACGATGCCGTCAGCATAACGATTGCCATTCTAATTGTGGTCACGGTGGCCTTCATCCAAGAGTATCGCTCCGAGAAGAGTCTCGAGGAGCTGAAGAAGCTGGTGCCACCAGAGTGTCATTGTCTGCGAGAGGGACGCCTCGACACGTTCCTCGCACGCGAACTCGTGCCCGGAGATGTGGTGCATCTGAATGTGGGCGATCGAGTCCCAGCTGATGTGCGTCTCTTTGAGGCCGTGGATCTGTCGATTGATGAGAGCAGCTTCACTGGCGAAACGGAGCCAGCGCGCAAGATCACAGATGTGCTGTTGAACAATACGAATGTTAAGGATCACAGCAACATGAAGAACATTGCTTTCATGGGAACCTTAGTGCGTTGTGGCAATGGCAAAGGCATTGTGGTCAGCACCGGGGAGCGCAGCGAGTTCGGCGAGGTCTTCAAGATGATGCAAGCCGAGGAGGCGCCCAAGACGCCGTTGCAAAAGTCAATGGACATACTTGGGGCCCAGTTGAGCTTCTATTCGTTTCTCATCATTGGCGTCATCATGCTGCTGGGCTGGCTGCAAGGCAAACCGCTCTCCGAGATGTTCAACATTAGTGTCTCGCTTGCGGTTGCTGCCATTCCCGAGGGTCTGCCCATTGTGGTGACCGTCACCTTGGCCCTGGGAGTCATGCGAATGGCCAAACGCAATTCGATTGTCAAGAAACTTCCCACAGTCGAGACGTTGGGTTGTGTGAATGTCATCTGCTCGGATAAGACGGGCACTTTGACAAAGAACGAAATGACTGCAACGATTATTATCACCTCGGATGGTTATATGGCGGATGTGACTGGGGCCGGGTATAATGATCAGGGCGAGATACACATACGACACTGCAACAATGTGGAAATGGCCAAGTCAAACATTACGAATCTCCTTGAAATTGGCGCCGTTTGCAACAATGCCTACATACAGAATGGCACGCTTCTTGGCCAACCGACCGAGGGGGCTCTTGTCGCTGTGGCCATGAAGAACGGGATGTATGCCACGGCCGAGAACTATGTGCGCATCCAGGAGTATCCGTTTAGCTCCGAACAAAAGATGATGGCCGTCAAGTGCATtcacaagtacaacaacaacaaggaggaGATATTCTTTGCCAAGGGCGCCCTCGAGACCTTGCTGCCCCAGTGCACCAAGTATCAATTTGGCACTCAGACTGTACCGCTGACCAAGCAGAACGAGGCCGAGTTCCTCGCCGAGGCCTACGAGATTGGACGCAAGGGTTTGCGTGTGCTCGCCTTGGCCAAGGGTCGCTCCATGCAGGACTTGATCTACTGTGGCCTGGTGGGTATCACTGATCCGCCGCGTCCTCTTGTCCGGGAGTCCATCGAGATGCTGATGCAGAGCGGTGTGCGCGTCAAGATGGTCACTGGAGATGCTCAAGAAACGGCCATGGCTATAG CAAATTTAATTGGCATCGATACCATACATCATCAGACGCTGTCTGGCCAGGAGATCGATCAGTTGAACGAGCATCAGCTGGACAAGGTGGCCAACAATGTGAGCGTCTTCTATCGCGTCTCGCCGCGCCACAAGTTGGAGATTGTCAAGTCGTTGCAGCGCACTGGAAACATTGTCGGCATGACTGGCGACGGTGTCAACGATGGAGTTGCCTTGAAGAAGGCAGACATTGGCATTGCGATGGGCAAGAATGGCACCGATGTGTGCAAGGAGGCGGCTGACATGATATTGGTTAATGATGATTTCCACACCATTAT CGCTGCCATCGAGGAGGGCAAAGGCATCTTCTACAACATTCGCAACTTTGTGCGCTTTCAGCTGAGCACCTCGATCGCAGCGCTCGCTCTGATCGCGCTTGCCACCCTGATGGACATTGCCAATCCATTGAATGCCATGCAGATACTGTGGATCAACATCATCATGGATGGTCCACCGGCACAGTCGCTGGGCGTGGAGCCCGTTGATCACGATGTGCTGAAGCAGAAGCCACGCAACGTGAAGCAACCGATGATCACCAAATCGGTGGTGGTCAATGTGCTCTTGAGTGCCAGCATCATTGTGCTGGGCACTCTGTGGGTATTCCAACGCGAGATGGCCGATGGCACGCTGGGCAAAACGAAGCGGGATACGACCATGACATTCACCTGTTTTGTCTTCTTTGACATGTTCAATGCGCTGTCGTGTCGGTCGCAGACGAAGAGTGTGTTCACCATTGGATTGACCACCAATCGCATGTTCCTGCTTGCCGTTGCCTTCTCGATAGTTGGCCAAATGCTTGTCGTTTACTTTCCACCGCTCCAGATGGTGTTCCAAACGGAGGCGTTAACGCCCTACGATATACTCTTTCTGGTCACGCTCACCTCCTCTGTACTCGTCGTTTCGGAGATCAAGAAGTGGTTCGAACGCTCGCTGGAGCGCAAGATGTACAGCACACGCTCCGAGCTGGACTTTGTATGA
- the LOC132793161 gene encoding calcium-transporting ATPase type 2C member 1 isoform X4, translating to MIVINTSDTGLTLTPEMLLSTSESSTHSASEVAGRLQVDVRTGLKWTEAKYRAKIIGHNELNVIEEDPTWKKYIEQFRNPLILLLLGSALVSVIMKQFDDAVSITIAILIVVTVAFIQEYRSEKSLEELKKLVPPECHCLREGRLDTFLARELVPGDVVHLNVGDRVPADVRLFEAVDLSIDESSFTGETEPARKITDVLLNNTNVKDHSNMKNIAFMGTLVRCGNGKGIVVSTGERSEFGEVFKMMQAEEAPKTPLQKSMDILGAQLSFYSFLIIGVIMLLGWLQGKPLSEMFNISVSLAVAAIPEGLPIVVTVTLALGVMRMAKRNSIVKKLPTVETLGCVNVICSDKTGTLTKNEMTATIIITSDGYMADVTGAGYNDQGEIHIRHCNNVEMAKSNITNLLEIGAVCNNAYIQNGTLLGQPTEGALVAVAMKNGMYATAENYVRIQEYPFSSEQKMMAVKCIHKYNNNKEEIFFAKGALETLLPQCTKYQFGTQTVPLTKQNEAEFLAEAYEIGRKGLRVLALAKGRSMQDLIYCGLVGITDPPRPLVRESIEMLMQSGVRVKMVTGDAQETAMAIANLIGIDTIHHQTLSGQEIDQLNEHQLDKVANNVSVFYRVSPRHKLEIVKSLQRTGNIVGMTGDGVNDGVALKKADIGIAMGKNGTDVCKEAADMILVNDDFHTIIAAIEEGKGIFYNIRNFVRFQLSTSIAALALIALATLMDIANPLNAMQILWINIIMDGPPAQSLGVEPVDHDVLKQKPRNVKQPMITKSVVVNVLLSASIIVLGTLWVFQREMADGTLGKTKRDTTMTFTCFVFFDMFNALSCRSQTKSVFTIGLTTNRMFLLAVAFSIVGQMLVVYFPPLQMVFQTEALTPYDILFLVTLTSSVLVVSEIKKWFERSLERKMYSTRSELDFV from the exons ATGATAGTCATCAATACGTCCGAT ACGGGTTTAACCCTCACACCCGAGATGCTGTTGTCCACGTCGGAGTCCTCGACGCACAGCGCCTCCGAGGTGGCAGGACGTCTCCAAGTGGATGTGCGCACTGGCTTGAAATGGACAGAGGCCAAGTATCGGGCCAAGATCATTGGCCACAATGAGCTGAATGTCATCGAGGAGGATCCCACTTGGAAGAAGTACATCGAGCAGTTTAGGAATCCTTTGATTCTGTTGCTCCTTGGCTCCGCGCTGGTGTCGGTGATCATGAAACAGTTTGACGATGCCGTCAGCATAACGATTGCCATTCTAATTGTGGTCACGGTGGCCTTCATCCAAGAGTATCGCTCCGAGAAGAGTCTCGAGGAGCTGAAGAAGCTGGTGCCACCAGAGTGTCATTGTCTGCGAGAGGGACGCCTCGACACGTTCCTCGCACGCGAACTCGTGCCCGGAGATGTGGTGCATCTGAATGTGGGCGATCGAGTCCCAGCTGATGTGCGTCTCTTTGAGGCCGTGGATCTGTCGATTGATGAGAGCAGCTTCACTGGCGAAACGGAGCCAGCGCGCAAGATCACAGATGTGCTGTTGAACAATACGAATGTTAAGGATCACAGCAACATGAAGAACATTGCTTTCATGGGAACCTTAGTGCGTTGTGGCAATGGCAAAGGCATTGTGGTCAGCACCGGGGAGCGCAGCGAGTTCGGCGAGGTCTTCAAGATGATGCAAGCCGAGGAGGCGCCCAAGACGCCGTTGCAAAAGTCAATGGACATACTTGGGGCCCAGTTGAGCTTCTATTCGTTTCTCATCATTGGCGTCATCATGCTGCTGGGCTGGCTGCAAGGCAAACCGCTCTCCGAGATGTTCAACATTAGTGTCTCGCTTGCGGTTGCTGCCATTCCCGAGGGTCTGCCCATTGTGGTGACCGTCACCTTGGCCCTGGGAGTCATGCGAATGGCCAAACGCAATTCGATTGTCAAGAAACTTCCCACAGTCGAGACGTTGGGTTGTGTGAATGTCATCTGCTCGGATAAGACGGGCACTTTGACAAAGAACGAAATGACTGCAACGATTATTATCACCTCGGATGGTTATATGGCGGATGTGACTGGGGCCGGGTATAATGATCAGGGCGAGATACACATACGACACTGCAACAATGTGGAAATGGCCAAGTCAAACATTACGAATCTCCTTGAAATTGGCGCCGTTTGCAACAATGCCTACATACAGAATGGCACGCTTCTTGGCCAACCGACCGAGGGGGCTCTTGTCGCTGTGGCCATGAAGAACGGGATGTATGCCACGGCCGAGAACTATGTGCGCATCCAGGAGTATCCGTTTAGCTCCGAACAAAAGATGATGGCCGTCAAGTGCATtcacaagtacaacaacaacaaggaggaGATATTCTTTGCCAAGGGCGCCCTCGAGACCTTGCTGCCCCAGTGCACCAAGTATCAATTTGGCACTCAGACTGTACCGCTGACCAAGCAGAACGAGGCCGAGTTCCTCGCCGAGGCCTACGAGATTGGACGCAAGGGTTTGCGTGTGCTCGCCTTGGCCAAGGGTCGCTCCATGCAGGACTTGATCTACTGTGGCCTGGTGGGTATCACTGATCCGCCGCGTCCTCTTGTCCGGGAGTCCATCGAGATGCTGATGCAGAGCGGTGTGCGCGTCAAGATGGTCACTGGAGATGCTCAAGAAACGGCCATGGCTATAG CAAATTTAATTGGCATCGATACCATACATCATCAGACGCTGTCTGGCCAGGAGATCGATCAGTTGAACGAGCATCAGCTGGACAAGGTGGCCAACAATGTGAGCGTCTTCTATCGCGTCTCGCCGCGCCACAAGTTGGAGATTGTCAAGTCGTTGCAGCGCACTGGAAACATTGTCGGCATGACTGGCGACGGTGTCAACGATGGAGTTGCCTTGAAGAAGGCAGACATTGGCATTGCGATGGGCAAGAATGGCACCGATGTGTGCAAGGAGGCGGCTGACATGATATTGGTTAATGATGATTTCCACACCATTAT CGCTGCCATCGAGGAGGGCAAAGGCATCTTCTACAACATTCGCAACTTTGTGCGCTTTCAGCTGAGCACCTCGATCGCAGCGCTCGCTCTGATCGCGCTTGCCACCCTGATGGACATTGCCAATCCATTGAATGCCATGCAGATACTGTGGATCAACATCATCATGGATGGTCCACCGGCACAGTCGCTGGGCGTGGAGCCCGTTGATCACGATGTGCTGAAGCAGAAGCCACGCAACGTGAAGCAACCGATGATCACCAAATCGGTGGTGGTCAATGTGCTCTTGAGTGCCAGCATCATTGTGCTGGGCACTCTGTGGGTATTCCAACGCGAGATGGCCGATGGCACGCTGGGCAAAACGAAGCGGGATACGACCATGACATTCACCTGTTTTGTCTTCTTTGACATGTTCAATGCGCTGTCGTGTCGGTCGCAGACGAAGAGTGTGTTCACCATTGGATTGACCACCAATCGCATGTTCCTGCTTGCCGTTGCCTTCTCGATAGTTGGCCAAATGCTTGTCGTTTACTTTCCACCGCTCCAGATGGTGTTCCAAACGGAGGCGTTAACGCCCTACGATATACTCTTTCTGGTCACGCTCACCTCCTCTGTACTCGTCGTTTCGGAGATCAAGAAGTGGTTCGAACGCTCGCTGGAGCGCAAGATGTACAGCACACGCTCCGAGCTGGACTTTGTATGA
- the LOC132793161 gene encoding calcium-transporting ATPase type 2C member 1 isoform X5: MLLSTSESSTHSASEVAGRLQVDVRTGLKWTEAKYRAKIIGHNELNVIEEDPTWKKYIEQFRNPLILLLLGSALVSVIMKQFDDAVSITIAILIVVTVAFIQEYRSEKSLEELKKLVPPECHCLREGRLDTFLARELVPGDVVHLNVGDRVPADVRLFEAVDLSIDESSFTGETEPARKITDVLLNNTNVKDHSNMKNIAFMGTLVRCGNGKGIVVSTGERSEFGEVFKMMQAEEAPKTPLQKSMDILGAQLSFYSFLIIGVIMLLGWLQGKPLSEMFNISVSLAVAAIPEGLPIVVTVTLALGVMRMAKRNSIVKKLPTVETLGCVNVICSDKTGTLTKNEMTATIIITSDGYMADVTGAGYNDQGEIHIRHCNNVEMAKSNITNLLEIGAVCNNAYIQNGTLLGQPTEGALVAVAMKNGMYATAENYVRIQEYPFSSEQKMMAVKCIHKYNNNKEEIFFAKGALETLLPQCTKYQFGTQTVPLTKQNEAEFLAEAYEIGRKGLRVLALAKGRSMQDLIYCGLVGITDPPRPLVRESIEMLMQSGVRVKMVTGDAQETAMAIANLIGIDTIHHQTLSGQEIDQLNEHQLDKVANNVSVFYRVSPRHKLEIVKSLQRTGNIVGMTGDGVNDGVALKKADIGIAMGKNGTDVCKEAADMILVNDDFHTIIAAIEEGKGIFYNIRNFVRFQLSTSIAALALIALATLMDIANPLNAMQILWINIIMDGPPAQSLGVEPVDHDVLKQKPRNVKQPMITKSVVVNVLLSASIIVLGTLWVFQREMADGTLGKTKRDTTMTFTCFVFFDMFNALSCRSQTKSVFTIGLTTNRMFLLAVAFSIVGQMLVVYFPPLQMVFQTEALTPYDILFLVTLTSSVLVVSEIKKWFERSLERKMYSTRSELDFV, from the exons ATGCTGTTGTCCACGTCGGAGTCCTCGACGCACAGCGCCTCCGAGGTGGCAGGACGTCTCCAAGTGGATGTGCGCACTGGCTTGAAATGGACAGAGGCCAAGTATCGGGCCAAGATCATTGGCCACAATGAGCTGAATGTCATCGAGGAGGATCCCACTTGGAAGAAGTACATCGAGCAGTTTAGGAATCCTTTGATTCTGTTGCTCCTTGGCTCCGCGCTGGTGTCGGTGATCATGAAACAGTTTGACGATGCCGTCAGCATAACGATTGCCATTCTAATTGTGGTCACGGTGGCCTTCATCCAAGAGTATCGCTCCGAGAAGAGTCTCGAGGAGCTGAAGAAGCTGGTGCCACCAGAGTGTCATTGTCTGCGAGAGGGACGCCTCGACACGTTCCTCGCACGCGAACTCGTGCCCGGAGATGTGGTGCATCTGAATGTGGGCGATCGAGTCCCAGCTGATGTGCGTCTCTTTGAGGCCGTGGATCTGTCGATTGATGAGAGCAGCTTCACTGGCGAAACGGAGCCAGCGCGCAAGATCACAGATGTGCTGTTGAACAATACGAATGTTAAGGATCACAGCAACATGAAGAACATTGCTTTCATGGGAACCTTAGTGCGTTGTGGCAATGGCAAAGGCATTGTGGTCAGCACCGGGGAGCGCAGCGAGTTCGGCGAGGTCTTCAAGATGATGCAAGCCGAGGAGGCGCCCAAGACGCCGTTGCAAAAGTCAATGGACATACTTGGGGCCCAGTTGAGCTTCTATTCGTTTCTCATCATTGGCGTCATCATGCTGCTGGGCTGGCTGCAAGGCAAACCGCTCTCCGAGATGTTCAACATTAGTGTCTCGCTTGCGGTTGCTGCCATTCCCGAGGGTCTGCCCATTGTGGTGACCGTCACCTTGGCCCTGGGAGTCATGCGAATGGCCAAACGCAATTCGATTGTCAAGAAACTTCCCACAGTCGAGACGTTGGGTTGTGTGAATGTCATCTGCTCGGATAAGACGGGCACTTTGACAAAGAACGAAATGACTGCAACGATTATTATCACCTCGGATGGTTATATGGCGGATGTGACTGGGGCCGGGTATAATGATCAGGGCGAGATACACATACGACACTGCAACAATGTGGAAATGGCCAAGTCAAACATTACGAATCTCCTTGAAATTGGCGCCGTTTGCAACAATGCCTACATACAGAATGGCACGCTTCTTGGCCAACCGACCGAGGGGGCTCTTGTCGCTGTGGCCATGAAGAACGGGATGTATGCCACGGCCGAGAACTATGTGCGCATCCAGGAGTATCCGTTTAGCTCCGAACAAAAGATGATGGCCGTCAAGTGCATtcacaagtacaacaacaacaaggaggaGATATTCTTTGCCAAGGGCGCCCTCGAGACCTTGCTGCCCCAGTGCACCAAGTATCAATTTGGCACTCAGACTGTACCGCTGACCAAGCAGAACGAGGCCGAGTTCCTCGCCGAGGCCTACGAGATTGGACGCAAGGGTTTGCGTGTGCTCGCCTTGGCCAAGGGTCGCTCCATGCAGGACTTGATCTACTGTGGCCTGGTGGGTATCACTGATCCGCCGCGTCCTCTTGTCCGGGAGTCCATCGAGATGCTGATGCAGAGCGGTGTGCGCGTCAAGATGGTCACTGGAGATGCTCAAGAAACGGCCATGGCTATAG CAAATTTAATTGGCATCGATACCATACATCATCAGACGCTGTCTGGCCAGGAGATCGATCAGTTGAACGAGCATCAGCTGGACAAGGTGGCCAACAATGTGAGCGTCTTCTATCGCGTCTCGCCGCGCCACAAGTTGGAGATTGTCAAGTCGTTGCAGCGCACTGGAAACATTGTCGGCATGACTGGCGACGGTGTCAACGATGGAGTTGCCTTGAAGAAGGCAGACATTGGCATTGCGATGGGCAAGAATGGCACCGATGTGTGCAAGGAGGCGGCTGACATGATATTGGTTAATGATGATTTCCACACCATTAT CGCTGCCATCGAGGAGGGCAAAGGCATCTTCTACAACATTCGCAACTTTGTGCGCTTTCAGCTGAGCACCTCGATCGCAGCGCTCGCTCTGATCGCGCTTGCCACCCTGATGGACATTGCCAATCCATTGAATGCCATGCAGATACTGTGGATCAACATCATCATGGATGGTCCACCGGCACAGTCGCTGGGCGTGGAGCCCGTTGATCACGATGTGCTGAAGCAGAAGCCACGCAACGTGAAGCAACCGATGATCACCAAATCGGTGGTGGTCAATGTGCTCTTGAGTGCCAGCATCATTGTGCTGGGCACTCTGTGGGTATTCCAACGCGAGATGGCCGATGGCACGCTGGGCAAAACGAAGCGGGATACGACCATGACATTCACCTGTTTTGTCTTCTTTGACATGTTCAATGCGCTGTCGTGTCGGTCGCAGACGAAGAGTGTGTTCACCATTGGATTGACCACCAATCGCATGTTCCTGCTTGCCGTTGCCTTCTCGATAGTTGGCCAAATGCTTGTCGTTTACTTTCCACCGCTCCAGATGGTGTTCCAAACGGAGGCGTTAACGCCCTACGATATACTCTTTCTGGTCACGCTCACCTCCTCTGTACTCGTCGTTTCGGAGATCAAGAAGTGGTTCGAACGCTCGCTGGAGCGCAAGATGTACAGCACACGCTCCGAGCTGGACTTTGTATGA